The Picrophilus oshimae DSM 9789 genome includes a window with the following:
- the gcvPA gene encoding aminomethyl-transferring glycine dehydrogenase subunit GcvPA: MDYDDVMLKTIGLKDKMDLFKDIPESLRIDIDLGPEIGEMELIKQFYEISKMNKKPEHFFLGNGIYRRYIPSLVDEIISRYEFLTSYTPYQPEISQGILQALFEYQSLICDLTGMDVTNSSMYDGFTALAEAVRMAYRINGRSEVLIPENLYKSKRSVINNYIHGLGIKLIEYKFNNGLIDLEDLNNKISNNTCAIIGEIPNSYGILDKNVFEIKDIKKDSILISYYDPVSLGIIKPPGEYDADIAVAEGQQLGIHMNYGGPLLGLFSFKKDYIHKSPGRLIGESNDVNGRRAFVMTLQAREQHIRRARATSNICSNQALLAIAASVYLSVNGASGLYNIAMKTIENSEKLRRFMKSIGIEPVFNQRSFSDNLFNVKIKDFDEKLKNNDIAGGIKYRDITGSGEDTWRFFSVTEMNDDNDFNALLKLGD; the protein is encoded by the coding sequence ATGGATTATGATGATGTCATGCTTAAGACCATAGGCCTTAAGGACAAAATGGATCTATTTAAGGATATACCTGAATCACTTAGAATAGACATCGATCTTGGCCCTGAAATAGGCGAGATGGAGCTTATAAAGCAGTTTTATGAGATTTCAAAAATGAACAAAAAACCGGAACATTTCTTCCTTGGTAATGGTATATACAGAAGGTATATACCATCACTGGTTGATGAAATTATCTCAAGATATGAATTTTTAACTTCTTACACGCCATATCAGCCTGAAATATCTCAGGGAATACTTCAAGCCCTTTTTGAATACCAGAGCCTGATATGCGATTTAACCGGGATGGACGTGACAAATTCTTCAATGTATGATGGTTTCACGGCCCTTGCAGAGGCTGTGAGGATGGCATATAGAATAAACGGCCGCAGTGAGGTATTAATTCCGGAGAATCTATATAAATCAAAGAGGAGCGTTATAAATAATTACATTCATGGCCTTGGCATAAAGTTAATTGAATATAAATTTAACAATGGTTTGATAGATCTGGAAGATCTAAACAATAAGATCAGCAATAACACATGTGCCATTATTGGGGAAATTCCCAATTCATATGGAATCCTGGATAAAAATGTCTTTGAAATCAAGGACATAAAAAAGGATTCAATTCTTATAAGCTATTACGATCCGGTATCACTTGGAATAATAAAGCCGCCAGGTGAGTATGACGCAGACATAGCCGTTGCAGAAGGCCAACAGCTTGGAATACATATGAACTATGGTGGCCCGCTCCTTGGTCTTTTCTCATTCAAGAAGGATTATATACATAAATCTCCAGGAAGATTAATCGGTGAATCAAACGATGTAAACGGCAGGCGCGCCTTTGTCATGACGCTACAGGCCAGGGAACAGCACATAAGACGCGCCAGGGCAACAAGCAATATATGCTCAAACCAGGCATTGCTTGCAATAGCGGCCTCTGTATATCTTTCGGTTAATGGCGCATCAGGATTGTACAATATTGCAATGAAAACAATTGAGAATTCCGAAAAGCTTCGGAGATTCATGAAATCCATTGGTATAGAGCCTGTATTTAATCAAAGGAGCTTTTCTGATAACCTATTCAATGTAAAAATAAAAGACTTTGATGAGAAGCTTAAAAATAATGATATTGCAGGCGGCATAAAATACAGGGATATTACAGGTTCTGGGGAAGATACC